The Sulfolobus islandicus Y.N.15.51 sequence GAAACGAATTCTGCCAGCTTAATTATACCAATTATAGTAGTAATTGTTATAGTAGCAACAAGCGGTGTTGGAATGTATAAGTTAAGGAAATCGTCAAGATAGTTAAAAAAGATAGTGCTTTGTTCAATATTTCAATTTTCTTAGATATTAAGGTCGTTAAGTTTTCTTAAATTCAAAATTAAGCGTTGATTTAAAAGTAGGTTCCACGTTAACTCAGATAAAAATTAAAGCAATCCACACAGGAAAAAGATAGAGAATTTGTAACTTCTTAAAATCTCTCTCCTAAAAACTCCATTAAACCTCTTATGCTTACCATTGTACCGGCTATAGCAAGTATCATGGATACTACCAAAACAGATAAGCTTTGAAATGAAGCTCCAATATAATCCAATCCGATTGCTCCGCTTAACATCGCAAGGCCAACCATTATCTTTAGTATTGACCTCATTCCATTTAACCTCCATCAATAAAGCCAACATGCCACGTTATGACCTGGAGAAATTTCCTTTAGCTCCGGTTCTTGTTCCTTGCACTTAGACATCGCAAATGGACATCTTGGGTAGAATACGCATCCCCTCTCCGGCCTAACTATGTCAACCTTAATTTTTATTTCCTTCATTTTGTCCCTTAGTGAAGGATCTATTCTAGGATATACCTCAATTAGCCCTTGTGTATACGGATGTAATGGGTTTTTAATAATCTCATTTGAACTTCCTAACTCTACTACCTTTCCTAAATATAACACTGCAATTCTATCAGATATTATTTTAGCTATTGGTAACTCGTGTGTTATAAACATAAATGAAAAACCTTTACTTTCTCTAGCATCTTTTATTATCTTCAAGATCTCTCCCTTTAATGAAGCATCTAACATTGTAGTAGGTTCGTCTGCAACAATGTATTTAGGGTTCACAACTATAGCTCTAGCTATACTTAGTCTCTGTCTTTGTCCACCAGATAACTGATATACCCTATTTTCCAATAGTTCTAGTGGAAGATCAACTAACCTCATTGCCTCCTCTATTTTTCTATCTATATCAATCTCTTTTTTGTACTTTAATGGCATCGCTAAAACATCATAAACTCTCATTATAGGATCTATAGATGAATAAGGATCTTGATATATCATTTGAACGTATTTGCTAATATCTTTCAACTTTGCCTTATTTACGTTAATTTCCCTTTTATCAACTCTAATATAAATATTGCCAGCCGTAGGTTTTTGGAGACCTATTGTCACTCTACCTAACGTAGTTTTACCAGAACCGCTTTCACCTACGACCCCCATAACTTCCTTTTCTTTTATACTTAACGTTACATTATCCAGCGCTTTAACTATATACTTCTTACTAAATATTCCACTCTTAGTGAAATACACTTTTAGGTTTTCTACTTTAACTATATAGTCACTAATAGAGCCAACATGCAACCTCATCACCATCTGAGAATGCTTTCATTTTAGGTT is a genomic window containing:
- a CDS encoding ABC transporter ATP-binding protein; translation: MVMRLHVGSISDYIVKVENLKVYFTKSGIFSKKYIVKALDNVTLSIKEKEVMGVVGESGSGKTTLGRVTIGLQKPTAGNIYIRVDKREINVNKAKLKDISKYVQMIYQDPYSSIDPIMRVYDVLAMPLKYKKEIDIDRKIEEAMRLVDLPLELLENRVYQLSGGQRQRLSIARAIVVNPKYIVADEPTTMLDASLKGEILKIIKDARESKGFSFMFITHELPIAKIISDRIAVLYLGKVVELGSSNEIIKNPLHPYTQGLIEVYPRIDPSLRDKMKEIKIKVDIVRPERGCVFYPRCPFAMSKCKEQEPELKEISPGHNVACWLY